A genomic segment from Bacteroidia bacterium encodes:
- the ftsH gene encoding ATP-dependent zinc metalloprotease FtsH — protein sequence MSENSENRQGQQKGQYKGIKDKLPKKPQLPKNSINFYWIYVILVVLLLGLSFLDFKGTPKEISLQKVSELLRNQQVDKIDIINKREAEIFIKTSYLVSEKAHAEVKANRGPHYYYRIPEVGNFMASVEEFQQDIAQESRIIPADRERVEFGDHLGWILPIILIVLFWVFIMRRMSGPSGGGPGQIFNIGKSKAQLFDKDTNVQINFNDVAGLDGAKVELKEIVDFLKNPKKYTVLGAKIPKGALLVGPPGTGKTLLAKAVAGEAKVPFFSLSGSDFVEMFVGVGASRVRDLFRQAKEKAPCIIFIDEIDAIGRARGRSVSHGANDERENTLNQLLTEMDGFGTNSGVIILAATNRADILDRALLRPGRFDRQIFVDMPDLIERREIFKVHLRPLKLDTSVDIDFLARQTPGFSGADIANICNEAALIAARKEKNKVDKQDFLDAVDRIVGGLEKKNKIVTKEEKQVIAFHEAGHATVSWLVEHASPLVKVTIVPRGRSLGAAWYLPEERQITTTEQLFDEMCAALGGRAAEEIAFGKISTGALSDLEKITKQAYAMVVYYGLNEKLGNISFYDSSGQTEFGFQKPYSEKTAQTIDEEVSKLIEKAYNRTKQLLASNKDKLTQLANQLLEKEVIFKEDLETIFGKRPFYKAEILLPEIEKKNGETHSVPKKDPDSETKQEEPVKDGPNPTLF from the coding sequence ATGAGCGAGAACAGCGAGAACAGGCAGGGTCAGCAAAAGGGGCAATATAAAGGGATCAAAGACAAGCTCCCAAAGAAACCGCAACTACCTAAAAACAGTATTAATTTCTACTGGATCTACGTGATCCTGGTGGTGTTGCTCCTGGGGCTTAGTTTCCTTGACTTTAAAGGTACACCGAAGGAAATTTCTCTCCAGAAAGTATCTGAACTGCTGCGCAACCAGCAGGTAGACAAAATAGATATCATCAATAAGCGGGAGGCGGAAATTTTTATCAAAACGTCTTACCTCGTATCTGAAAAGGCTCATGCGGAAGTGAAAGCGAACCGGGGACCGCACTACTATTACCGGATCCCTGAGGTGGGAAACTTCATGGCTTCAGTGGAGGAGTTCCAGCAGGATATTGCCCAGGAAAGCCGCATCATTCCTGCCGACCGTGAGCGGGTGGAGTTCGGTGATCACCTGGGGTGGATACTTCCTATTATTCTGATCGTTTTATTCTGGGTCTTTATCATGCGGCGTATGAGCGGCCCTTCCGGAGGCGGCCCGGGTCAGATTTTTAATATCGGAAAATCTAAAGCCCAGCTCTTCGATAAGGATACCAACGTTCAGATCAACTTCAATGATGTGGCAGGTCTCGACGGAGCCAAGGTCGAACTCAAAGAGATCGTTGACTTTTTAAAGAATCCCAAAAAATACACTGTTCTGGGAGCCAAAATTCCTAAAGGCGCATTGCTCGTGGGACCCCCCGGTACCGGGAAAACCCTGTTGGCAAAAGCAGTAGCCGGGGAGGCCAAGGTGCCCTTCTTTTCTCTCTCAGGATCTGATTTTGTGGAAATGTTTGTGGGTGTGGGCGCCTCCCGTGTGCGTGATCTCTTTCGTCAGGCAAAAGAAAAGGCACCTTGTATCATTTTTATTGATGAGATTGATGCCATCGGGCGCGCGCGCGGGCGCAGCGTTTCCCATGGGGCGAATGATGAAAGAGAAAATACGCTGAACCAGCTCCTCACGGAAATGGACGGCTTTGGAACAAACAGCGGAGTGATCATTCTTGCCGCCACCAACCGGGCCGATATACTCGACCGGGCTCTGCTGCGACCCGGACGTTTCGACCGGCAGATTTTTGTGGATATGCCCGACCTGATCGAACGAAGAGAAATTTTTAAAGTGCATTTGCGGCCGCTCAAACTTGATACCAGTGTTGATATTGACTTTTTGGCCCGCCAAACACCCGGATTCTCCGGCGCAGATATTGCTAATATCTGTAATGAAGCAGCACTGATCGCTGCCCGTAAAGAGAAAAATAAAGTGGATAAACAGGACTTCCTTGATGCCGTTGACCGGATCGTTGGCGGACTGGAGAAGAAGAATAAAATTGTCACAAAAGAGGAAAAGCAAGTCATAGCGTTTCATGAAGCCGGACATGCTACTGTCTCCTGGCTGGTGGAGCACGCGTCTCCACTCGTAAAAGTTACCATCGTTCCCCGCGGCCGTTCGCTCGGAGCGGCATGGTACCTCCCGGAAGAGCGTCAGATCACCACCACTGAACAACTCTTTGATGAAATGTGTGCAGCCCTGGGTGGTCGTGCCGCCGAAGAGATCGCCTTTGGTAAAATTTCCACCGGAGCCCTCAGCGACCTTGAGAAAATCACCAAGCAGGCATACGCCATGGTGGTGTATTACGGACTGAATGAGAAACTGGGCAATATCAGTTTCTATGATTCATCCGGACAGACTGAGTTCGGATTCCAGAAACCATATTCCGAAAAAACGGCCCAGACAATAGATGAGGAAGTGAGCAAATTGATTGAGAAAGCGTACAACCGGACCAAACAGCTTCTCGCCTCGAATAAGGATAAACTCACGCAACTTGCAAACCAGTTGCTGGAGAAGGAGGTGATTTTCAAAGAGGACCTTGAAACCATTTTCGGAAAACGACCTTTCTATAAAGCGGAGATTCTTCTGCCTGAAATAGAGAAGAAGAACGGTGAAACGCATTCCGTTCCGAAAAAAGATCCGGACAGTGAAACAAAACAGGAAGAGCCTGTTAAGGACGGCCCCAACCCAACCCTTTTTTGA
- the rsfS gene encoding ribosome silencing factor has product MAKKVVKKASRGRTKPRVVKKTKDPSELLASAVADGIREKKGTDIVVMDLRGINTSVCDFFIICQGNSRTQVEAIADAIEEEVKKETGEKPWHSEGHENAEWILLDYGSVVAHVFQPEPRAFYNLESLWADAGISHIKN; this is encoded by the coding sequence ATGGCAAAAAAAGTAGTAAAAAAAGCAAGCCGGGGGCGCACGAAGCCCCGGGTAGTGAAAAAAACCAAAGATCCTTCGGAGCTTTTGGCTTCAGCCGTTGCAGACGGAATACGGGAGAAGAAAGGGACGGATATAGTGGTAATGGATCTTCGTGGGATTAACACGTCGGTTTGCGACTTTTTTATTATTTGTCAGGGCAATTCTCGTACACAGGTAGAGGCCATTGCAGATGCTATTGAAGAGGAAGTTAAAAAGGAAACCGGAGAGAAACCCTGGCATTCGGAAGGGCATGAAAATGCGGAATGGATTCTTCTCGATTACGGCTCTGTTGTGGCCCATGTTTTTCAGCCGGAGCCACGGGCATTTTATAACCTGGAATCTCTTTGGGCTGACGCAGGGATTTCCCATATCAAGAACTGA
- a CDS encoding biotin--[acetyl-CoA-carboxylase] ligase, with protein sequence MSTLFFGHFHIHLDSTDSTNSHAMRLLENEEIPEGGIVSAGVQTAGRGQRGSQWESFPNENLLFTLLLKPAFLGIGEQMMLTLFASLGICSYVTSRLKNTDKVAGVRIKWPNDIYYGDRKLAGILIENQISGTSVRHSLTGIGLNLNSRMSEMPFPSVSLREITGKLYDVRTELTELAGHLESYYLRLRSQHYGDLREKYHSLLYRKDEPQRFRSGTCDWTGIIRGITDTGLLLVEREGKLETFAHKELIFLI encoded by the coding sequence ATGTCGACTCTCTTCTTTGGTCATTTTCATATTCATCTGGATTCTACCGACTCCACCAATTCGCATGCCATGCGTTTGCTGGAAAATGAGGAAATCCCGGAAGGGGGCATTGTAAGTGCCGGTGTACAGACGGCGGGTCGCGGGCAAAGGGGCTCACAATGGGAAAGTTTTCCCAATGAAAACCTGCTTTTCACATTGTTATTGAAGCCTGCCTTTTTGGGGATCGGCGAGCAGATGATGCTCACTCTTTTTGCCTCACTCGGCATCTGCAGCTACGTGACAAGCCGTCTGAAGAATACTGATAAAGTAGCAGGTGTGCGGATAAAATGGCCGAATGACATTTATTACGGGGACCGGAAACTGGCAGGTATTCTGATTGAAAATCAGATTTCAGGCACATCAGTCAGGCATTCCCTTACCGGAATCGGATTGAACCTCAACTCCCGGATGAGCGAGATGCCCTTTCCTTCCGTTTCGCTCCGGGAGATCACCGGAAAGCTTTATGATGTTCGTACAGAGCTGACAGAGCTGGCAGGTCACCTGGAAAGTTATTACCTGCGCCTGCGGTCGCAGCACTACGGTGATCTGAGGGAAAAATATCATTCTCTGCTTTACCGCAAAGACGAACCACAACGGTTCCGCAGCGGAACATGCGACTGGACGGGGATTATACGGGGAATCACTGATACCGGATTACTCCTGGTGGAGCGGGAAGGAAAGCTGGAGACATTTGCCCATAAGGAACTGATATTCCTTATCTGA
- a CDS encoding orotate phosphoribosyltransferase, whose amino-acid sequence MIHQTESALKIAEFLLQIKAIRLQPDKPFTWASGWLSPIYCDNRKTLSYPKIRTYIRQQFVNVINERIGKVDVIAGVATGAIAHGALVAQDMGLPFIYVRPEPKKHGMENLIEGDVVKGQSVVVIEDLVSTGSSSLKAVDALRQAGCEVKGMSAIFTYGFKAASDNFKKSKCELVTLCGYEILMQQALASGYVTDKQLKSLKAWRDDPSGWGKK is encoded by the coding sequence ATGATCCATCAAACGGAATCAGCGCTTAAAATTGCTGAATTTTTGCTCCAAATCAAAGCAATTCGTTTACAACCTGACAAACCCTTTACATGGGCCTCCGGGTGGCTTTCACCGATCTATTGTGATAACAGGAAGACCCTGTCTTATCCCAAGATCCGCACGTATATCCGCCAGCAATTTGTAAATGTAATCAATGAGCGCATCGGAAAGGTGGATGTCATAGCGGGTGTGGCCACAGGAGCCATTGCGCATGGAGCGCTGGTGGCACAGGATATGGGTCTGCCGTTCATCTACGTCCGGCCGGAGCCCAAAAAGCATGGCATGGAGAATCTGATCGAGGGTGATGTGGTCAAGGGTCAGTCGGTAGTGGTGATCGAAGACCTGGTATCTACAGGCAGCAGCAGCCTCAAGGCAGTGGATGCCCTGCGGCAGGCAGGCTGCGAAGTCAAAGGCATGAGCGCTATCTTTACCTATGGCTTCAAAGCCGCTTCGGATAATTTTAAAAAGTCGAAGTGTGAACTCGTTACGCTCTGCGGTTATGAGATCCTGATGCAGCAGGCGCTGGCATCCGGCTATGTAACAGATAAACAGCTAAAATCCCTGAAGGCATGGCGGGATGATCCTTCCGGCTGGGGAAAAAAGTGA
- a CDS encoding NUDIX domain-containing protein yields the protein MIKIFLQDRSMTIVRDAPRTAPGKGVLMVHSDSVGTTLQAFRAFEHNHLLENMLLIHPNPISHIGELKERMKTVIAAGGIVQNANGELLMIFRKGKWDLPKGKLEPGESPDAGAVREVMEECGVPLPETEGFFGRTYHVYNEKEEPILKETWWFKMKLQNSPALHAQKEEGITEAVWADEKTVTERMPFCYGAIGDLLKHWMERNRQ from the coding sequence ATGATAAAAATTTTTCTTCAGGACCGATCCATGACCATCGTCAGGGATGCACCCCGGACGGCTCCCGGCAAAGGAGTTCTGATGGTTCATTCCGACTCGGTGGGAACCACATTGCAGGCTTTCCGTGCCTTTGAGCACAATCACTTGCTGGAAAACATGCTCTTGATTCATCCGAATCCCATTTCGCATATCGGGGAATTGAAGGAGCGGATGAAAACGGTGATTGCCGCAGGAGGTATTGTGCAGAACGCGAACGGAGAATTGCTGATGATATTCCGAAAAGGCAAATGGGATCTGCCGAAGGGAAAGCTGGAACCCGGCGAATCACCGGATGCGGGGGCCGTTAGGGAGGTAATGGAAGAATGCGGTGTGCCCCTGCCGGAAACAGAAGGATTCTTCGGCCGGACATATCACGTGTATAATGAAAAAGAAGAGCCGATTCTGAAAGAAACCTGGTGGTTTAAAATGAAGTTGCAAAATTCTCCGGCTCTGCACGCGCAAAAGGAAGAAGGAATCACAGAGGCAGTTTGGGCAGATGAAAAAACGGTAACAGAGCGAATGCCGTTTTGTTACGGCGCGATCGGAGATTTGCTGAAACACTGGATGGAAAGAAACAGGCAGTAG
- a CDS encoding (Fe-S)-binding protein yields MIVDIFIPCFIDQFYPQTAFNMVKVLEKAGCVVNYNPEQTCCGQPAFNSGYWDECKAVGEKFIREFQNDRYVVAPSASCVGMVKNYYPEMFNNSVLHNECRQLQKNIFELSDFLVNVLKFTDFGAKFEGKATYHDACSALREVRIKNEPRLLLSKVQGLDLIEMADTETCCGFGGTFSVKFEPIAVGMAEQKCSNALATGADYLISTDLSCLLHLEGYLKKQEKPLKVMHLADVLASGW; encoded by the coding sequence ATGATCGTAGATATATTCATTCCCTGCTTCATAGATCAGTTTTATCCGCAAACGGCCTTTAATATGGTCAAAGTGCTTGAAAAGGCAGGGTGTGTTGTAAATTATAACCCGGAGCAGACCTGCTGCGGACAGCCTGCTTTCAACTCAGGTTACTGGGATGAATGCAAGGCGGTAGGGGAGAAGTTTATCCGGGAATTCCAGAACGATCGTTATGTTGTTGCTCCTTCAGCTTCCTGCGTGGGAATGGTGAAGAATTATTACCCGGAAATGTTTAATAATTCGGTATTGCACAACGAATGCAGACAATTACAGAAAAACATATTTGAACTTTCGGACTTTCTTGTGAATGTGTTAAAGTTCACGGATTTTGGAGCAAAGTTTGAAGGAAAAGCAACCTACCATGATGCCTGCAGTGCGCTGCGCGAAGTACGAATCAAGAACGAGCCGCGGCTGCTGTTATCAAAAGTGCAGGGACTTGACCTGATCGAAATGGCGGATACAGAAACCTGCTGCGGATTCGGCGGCACTTTCTCTGTAAAATTCGAACCCATTGCCGTTGGCATGGCGGAGCAGAAATGTTCCAATGCGTTGGCCACCGGTGCCGATTACCTGATCTCAACGGATCTTTCCTGCCTTCTTCACCTGGAAGGTTACCTTAAAAAACAGGAAAAGCCGCTGAAAGTCATGCACCTCGCCGATGTACTGGCTTCCGGCTGGTAG
- a CDS encoding MFS transporter produces the protein MSEVKGNKRIITAWTFFDWANSSYPLVITAALFPIFYENLTKDGAGDTVWVFGMEFKNTAIYTLALAAANLITAILAPLLSGVADYSGRKKGFLMIFTYIGALACAGLYFFSASNITLGLATVMLANIGFNGGLVFYNAFLPEIAAPEQQDRVSARGFSMGYFGSAILLILNLVYVMSAEESEQLDALRWSFVSVGVWWIGFAQIPFALLPGNLYNRSPSGNYLLNGYRELMKVRKQLLKHKYLAKFLSAFFVYNMGVQTVMLVATLFGSKVLNLSSSQLITTILILQFVAIIGAVGFSRLSAVKGNVFTLSAAVLIWILVCVAAYFVSSAVQFYVVAGLVGFVMGGIQAMSRSTYSKLLPDTEDHASFFSFFDVTDKLCTVCGMAVFALIEQFWDMRSAVLALILFFVVGFLLLLRVSMSKNQ, from the coding sequence ATGTCAGAAGTTAAAGGAAATAAGAGGATCATTACCGCCTGGACATTTTTCGATTGGGCAAATTCATCATACCCCCTGGTTATTACGGCTGCACTTTTTCCCATTTTTTATGAAAACCTTACGAAAGACGGAGCCGGTGACACGGTATGGGTCTTCGGGATGGAGTTCAAGAACACAGCGATTTATACCCTTGCCCTCGCTGCAGCCAATCTGATTACCGCCATTCTGGCGCCGCTCCTATCCGGTGTGGCAGATTATTCTGGCCGAAAAAAAGGATTTCTGATGATCTTTACCTACATCGGAGCGTTGGCCTGTGCGGGCTTATATTTCTTTTCTGCCAGTAACATCACGCTGGGTCTTGCAACAGTGATGCTGGCAAATATCGGTTTCAACGGCGGACTCGTCTTTTATAATGCGTTCCTTCCGGAAATTGCCGCCCCGGAGCAACAAGACAGAGTGAGCGCACGGGGATTCTCAATGGGATATTTCGGAAGTGCCATTCTGCTTATCCTCAATCTTGTCTATGTGATGTCGGCGGAGGAATCAGAACAACTGGACGCCCTCCGCTGGTCGTTTGTTTCTGTTGGTGTGTGGTGGATAGGTTTTGCGCAAATTCCTTTCGCATTACTGCCGGGTAATCTGTACAACCGGTCGCCCTCGGGAAATTACCTGCTGAACGGATACCGTGAACTGATGAAGGTACGGAAGCAGCTCCTAAAGCATAAATACCTGGCGAAGTTCCTGTCAGCCTTCTTTGTGTATAATATGGGCGTGCAGACAGTCATGCTCGTTGCTACCCTTTTTGGCTCCAAGGTCCTGAATCTCTCTTCTTCCCAGCTCATCACTACAATTCTTATTCTGCAGTTTGTGGCCATCATCGGGGCTGTTGGATTTTCCAGGTTGTCGGCGGTCAAGGGCAATGTTTTCACGCTGAGCGCCGCTGTGCTGATATGGATACTGGTTTGTGTTGCAGCTTATTTTGTGAGCAGCGCCGTTCAGTTTTACGTGGTGGCCGGCCTCGTAGGTTTTGTGATGGGAGGAATACAGGCGATGTCACGTTCCACTTACTCCAAACTACTGCCGGATACAGAGGATCATGCTTCTTTTTTCAGCTTCTTTGATGTAACCGATAAACTGTGTACTGTTTGCGGAATGGCGGTTTTTGCGCTCATCGAACAATTCTGGGATATGAGAAGTGCAGTGCTGGCACTGATACTTTTTTTCGTAGTTGGGTTTTTACTGCTGTTAAGGGTTTCAATGTCAAAAAATCAGTAA
- a CDS encoding DUF4421 family protein: MIRSKILCLLCAGSMLSGSGLAQNGNPSVTVSPDVNSLKYDTNYITKYPTKLVIGLTQSEKHFEVFLKDTFLNYKDVKFKANSAHSLGLSLDFDILGVGFDFYSYPVKNDPLGGKTEYRGLSLNFNAGKFRSENSIKKYQGFYDENSFIDTVEGVPVYGYIPKDSGAQFYYDPSMSIFMFKSKLLYTFNNRKFSLGSSYASVARQLKTAFSWMLAGTIYTNRAWSDSGLIPSALRSVHDSLWGNWNNLQTSGLSLGGGGSVNFVVRKRWFLNLSLNGMFDLQRQYYSSREGEIADLGKMGWSQDARAAFGYNAPRFFIRILGKWDSNNWATADKYMLWDQTFFYGEFTIGWRFSPPIPKFYKRFQESKVYRRWF; the protein is encoded by the coding sequence ATGATCCGCAGTAAAATACTCTGCCTGCTGTGTGCTGGTAGTATGCTCTCCGGATCCGGTCTTGCCCAGAACGGAAATCCTTCCGTTACGGTTAGCCCGGATGTAAATTCCCTGAAATACGATACGAATTATATTACAAAGTATCCTACCAAGCTGGTCATCGGACTCACCCAGTCGGAAAAGCACTTCGAGGTTTTTCTTAAAGACACTTTCCTGAATTATAAGGATGTCAAGTTCAAGGCGAACTCTGCACATTCCCTGGGACTTAGTCTTGATTTCGATATCCTGGGTGTGGGTTTTGATTTCTATAGCTATCCCGTTAAAAATGATCCCCTGGGAGGTAAAACAGAGTACCGCGGTCTTTCGCTGAACTTTAACGCAGGGAAATTCCGCAGCGAAAACAGCATCAAAAAGTACCAGGGTTTCTACGATGAGAATTCATTCATTGATACCGTCGAAGGGGTTCCTGTGTACGGATACATCCCGAAGGATTCCGGAGCGCAGTTCTATTATGATCCAAGTATGTCCATTTTTATGTTCAAGTCTAAATTGCTGTATACGTTCAATAACCGGAAGTTTTCCCTCGGATCGTCTTATGCCTCTGTTGCACGTCAGCTCAAAACGGCTTTTAGCTGGATGCTGGCGGGAACGATCTATACCAACCGGGCATGGTCCGACAGCGGATTGATCCCTTCTGCCTTGCGTTCCGTGCATGACTCGCTATGGGGAAACTGGAATAATCTTCAAACCAGCGGGCTGAGTCTTGGTGGCGGAGGCTCTGTAAATTTTGTGGTCCGCAAACGATGGTTCCTGAATCTTTCACTGAACGGAATGTTTGATCTGCAGCGGCAGTATTACTCCTCGCGTGAAGGAGAGATCGCTGATCTTGGTAAAATGGGCTGGAGTCAGGACGCCAGGGCGGCCTTCGGGTATAATGCCCCCAGATTTTTTATTCGAATTTTGGGAAAGTGGGACAGCAATAACTGGGCAACAGCAGATAAATATATGTTATGGGATCAGACATTTTTTTACGGAGAGTTTACTATAGGCTGGCGTTTCTCTCCACCCATTCCGAAATTCTACAAACGTTTTCAGGAGTCTAAGGTCTACCGACGCTGGTTCTGA